The Herpetosiphonaceae bacterium genome segment CGCGATAGAGCTGAACCAGCTCACGCAGCAAGACCTGCATCGACCAGCCATCGGCGATGATGTGATGCAGGTTCAGCAGCAGCACGTGCGTCTCCGCGTCCATCCCGAAGAGCGTCGCCCGCAGCAGCGGTCCGGTCGCCAGCACAAAGGGTTGCTGGACCTCGGCGGCGAGCAGGGTTTGGACCTGCCCTTCACGCGCGGCGGCGTCGGTCCCAGCCACGACGACATAACGCAGGGCGAGCGGCTGGGCGGGCGCGATCTGCTGGACGGGGGTGTCGCCGACGAGGCCGAAGGCCGTGCGCAAGGACTCATGGCGGGCGACAAGGGCATCGAGGCTGTGCTGGAGCGCGGCGCGATCGAGGGGACCGTGAAGGCGCAGGGCGATCGGCATGGCGTAGGCCCGGCTGCCCGGCTCCAACTGGTCCAAGAACCACAAGCGCTGCTGCGCAAACGACAGCGGCAGCACCTGCTCCCGGCTTGCGCGCTTCATGACAGGAATAGCCTCAGGGCTTTCGCCGCGCGCATCCGCGATCCGGCGGGCCAATTCCTCGATCGTTGGAGCATCGAAGAGGCTGCGCACCGGTATCTCAAGTTGAAAAGCCGCGCGCACTCGCGAGATAACCTGCGTGGCAAGCAGGGAATGACCGCCGAGGGCAAAGAAGTTGTCGCGCACGCCGACGCGCGGCAGGCGCAGCACGTCCGCCCAGATGCCCGCCAGCAGCTCTTCCAGCGGCGTGCCCGGCGCGACCAGCGCGGCGTCCAGTGCCGCATCCTCGCGCTCCGGCAGCGGCAGCCCTTGGCGGTCGATCTTGCCGTTGGGCGTTTGCGGCCACGCCGTCACGGGCACGATCGCGTGCGGCAGCATGTAGCTCGGCAGCCGTGCGCGCAAGAACGCGCGCAGCGCCGCCAGGTCCAGCGTCGGCGCCGCCGCGACGACATAGGCCACCAACTGCGGCGTGTCGCGCTCGCTGCGCAGCAGCACCAGCCCATCCGCAACCCCCGGAAACGCCCGCAACTGCGCCGCGATCTGCTCCAGCTCGATGCGGTAGCCGCGCAGCTTGACCTGCTGGTCGCGCCGCCCGACGAAGACC includes the following:
- a CDS encoding condensation domain-containing protein yields the protein QLYLLDAQGEPVPPGVVGELYLGGIGLARGYHHRPDLTAERFLPNPFAQEPGARLYRTGDLARSDAAGRLVFVGRRDQQVKLRGYRIELEQIAAQLRAFPGVADGLVLLRSERDTPQLVAYVVAAAPTLDLAALRAFLRARLPSYMLPHAIVPVTAWPQTPNGKIDRQGLPLPEREDAALDAALVAPGTPLEELLAGIWADVLRLPRVGVRDNFFALGGHSLLATQVISRVRAAFQLEIPVRSLFDAPTIEELARRIADARGESPEAIPVMKRASREQVLPLSFAQQRLWFLDQLEPGSRAYAMPIALRLHGPLDRAALQHSLDALVARHESLRTAFGLVGDTPVQQIAPAQPLALRYVVVAGTDAAAREGQVQTLLAAEVQQPFVLATGPLLRATLFGMDAETHVLLLNLHHIIADGWSMQVLLRELVQLYR